The Rissa tridactyla isolate bRisTri1 chromosome 1, bRisTri1.patW.cur.20221130, whole genome shotgun sequence DNA segment TTTAAAAGCCTAAATATGTTATCCAGCTTGAGAAAGAGATCCAAGAGATTTATTTATACAATAAACAATACCGTACTgtatcaagaagaaaaaatacagaaagaggtAACCTCGGAATCACCTATTCATCCTGTATTACCACGTTCGGAATCTGATTGGTGTGAATTTAAAGGTTGTCACATGGCCAGTGTTGATGAGCAAGGTATATTATCAAGCTTTTTATCATTTGTGGAGaagtctgtatttatttattaagaacCTTTTACATAAATGTTTCAGATAAAATCCTGTAAAATGTTGTGTTTGTGATAAATTAGCTCTGCAACTGAGTAGTCTGGGAATCAAGATATGGAATTGGTCTGTTATAATAATAGTGACAGAATAGCATTGTTTTCAAATAGTTTGGCGCTAATTTACTGATTTAGTCTCAGATTAGTTTCTGGAATAGAAACTTCCACCTTGAACCGTTATTCTAATTGACAAGCTTAATTATCTTTGTCAATGCTGTTTAGACATCCATAGTGTCAAGGGCCATCCCTTGACAACTCATCCTGTCTGAGTTGATAACTTCTAAGAGATCATAAAGAGTGGTAAAGTTGTATTGTTACTTTTCTAAAACTCGGGGGTTTAACACTGTACATCTGTTTCTTCCAGaagcacaaaatatttcaaaaaacaaattATATAGTGAAAGCAAGCACatacttgtatttttaaaagctgttcttgCTGGAAGAATTACTTAGCATTAGGAATTGAAGTACTTCTCTTTAAAGTATTAACTGCAGGCTACTCACTTGTTTCTGGCTATTAGAACATGATTGGATTTAACAAATCTCCAATTTTGTCAAGGTGTCcgcatttgaaaacaaaagtgtTATTTATGGTACTGGTGTTAAGCATGTGTAGAAATGATCTTATGGACCAAAGTTTATGAAAATCTGAATTTGCATTTGTTTGAATAAATGAGAACTACTTTATTAACATGTTTTATTCTGTAACATCTTTTGTAGACTGCTTGCTTCTTGCTGAGAGAAAGCATTTGCAATCGAATATCAAGGAAAATAATTCCAACACTTGCACTTTACAAATGGATATAATGGATAACTCATCTGGTAATTCCTTCAACAATAGGCTGAAGCAACAAGACTTGAGATTCTTGGTGGAAGGTGCAAGAGAGGATCAACCCACTACATCATTAAAATGGTTAGAAGTATCTAATATACAGAAAGAAGACACAACAGATTCCttaaacagtgaaataatttcaaatataaaaCGTAAAGTTCTAACTTCAGCATGCCTAATGGCAAGAAAGCGTTCCAGATTGCTCCCTAAAGGCAAGGAAGACAAGTGTATGAGTGCTAATGTGAACGATGGAGCTACTGTACCTCAGAGCCTTAAAGAACAACTAGTGTGGTCTTCTCCTAGGGGCAATGATATGCACCATGACACTACATCTATGATGAACAGCAGTTTCAATAATACTTTGAGTCAGATCAACTTTGGCATAAATGGAGTCAGCAGTGATTGTTGCAATAAAATATCAACTGATACAAGGCATGCTACGGCCCAGTGGTCAGTAGTTGACTGTAAAGAAGTACTTGAACCTTTGGGAATAAACTGTTCAGAAAATGATAGTAGTGGATTAAAACAAGGGGACAAAACAGATGCAGCTGCCTTTTCAGAAGGTGTAGCCAACAATCAAGAGCCAAAGTCAGTAGAAAACAATGAAAGCACTCAAGCAGCTGCTTGCGATAATGTAGCTGTAAAGATTGCTAAAGAATTGTTAGATTGTATAGATGATAATTCTTTAAATGAAGTAATTTCTGAAGAAGGTAAACAAGTAATACCTACGTACTCCAGCACAAAGTCAAAGGAGAACCTAAAGTATAAAGGGAAATCATCAGGAAATCTTAATGCATGCTGTTTGAATCTGGACTTCAGTGGCTTTCAGACGGCTTCCAATAAGCAGATTAAATTCTCTGAAGTCAGCATAGCAAAAGGCAGAATGCTGTTCAAAGATATTGAAAATGAATACTCTGAAGCTTCTTCTGTGGAAAGAGTCAGAAACTTTTCAAATCAATTTAAAAAGGAGAATACGTTTTTCTCAGATTCAGAAAGCAGGTTGTGCAGTGATTTATCTCATCCTTTAGATTCACAGATGAGTTTTCTTGAGCCCAGGCAGACACAGTTTATTCCACATGAAGTTGGCTTGTGTAAAAGCTTTCCTAGAAGTCAACAATCCTtgcaagaaacaaaccaaactttGACAGCAAGCCAAGAAGCTGAAGTTGCTGAACTTTCTAGTATCCTGGAAGAAACAGGTAGTCAATTTGAATTTACAcagttcagaaagcaaaataacatGATACAAAGTCATGTCGGTCAACAGTTTGGAACTGTAGAAACACCTGGAACAACACATGTggaaagtatttctgaaacaggGCAAGATGCTGATTTTTGTAGGacttttaaatctgaaaatcaAGTGAAAAATGGTGGGTATTGTACTAAGCAGGAAGACCTAAATGAACACTCTAAAGTGGTcgaatatgaaaaagaaaacacagtggttttccacaaaaatgacaaaaaagttacttttgctaacttagagaaaaatgaaagtagAATATCTGATGCGAGCTTTCCAGTAGCTAAACAGGACAGCTTTTCTAATTTTGTAGGCTTTACTTCAGCtggaggtaaaaaaataaatatttctaaggaGGCTTTGACCAGATCTGCAGAGCTCTTCAGGGACTTGGATGATGATAACTATTTGTTTAAATCTTCTGAAACTAGTATTAGGTGTTGCAATTCAAATGGACACATGTCTTCCAACTGTAACTTTGTCAGATgtcagacaaaagaaaacaaaggagaaacggtttgtatttcagatttcaaaaccaTAGGTGCCATTTCCCACACAGGTTCTGTTTCCCAccatgcacagaagaaaaatgaggaaaatattagTACACCATTCAAAGACGATAcagaaaatcaaacaaaaagatcaataaatgataatgaaaatgttaatttcagtAGTACTAACGCTATCAGCAGCAGCCTAACATCCATTAAAAAACATAACCAGAATCATAAAACTTCCAAACAGTTTTTGAATCAAGGAGATTGGCAAGTTGAAGGTAGTTTGCAAGAAGACTCATTAGATGTAACATATCCAGGAGATGCTATTACAACTGCAGAACAACATAGCTTAAGCATATCATCTGAAATGGAAAACCTGTCTCCTgatcagaaaggaaaagacagaaaggaaaatgaacgCTTGTCACAAAAATTTCAAACTCCAGCTGGTGGTGATATATCCATTTCTGATGCAGCTTTGGATCATTCTCTACACTTGTTCAATGTACAATGTGGAGAAGGAGATGTAGATGTTTTGGAGAAGTCTGATAAACAAAAGACaaatcataaaaatatgaaagtaGAAGATGATAAGAACCTGCCAGAGaatgaaagcagaataaaaataggTTCTTACCATCATCATCAGATACATTTCAAGCAAGAGGTGGatgttgaaaaaaatgaagtgaaaggGAGTTATCTGACTGGCTTTCATACTGCTAGcggcaagaaaataacaattcctGATGGATTTCTGGATAAAGCTGAACAgttttttgcagaaaatgttgaTGTAGGAAAGGAACATAGTGAAAATTTTGACAACCccttaaagaaaaggaaatgcgGTAAAAAGTGTGTCAGAGACTGTGATTTATGTAGTGAAAGCTTTGCTCAATGTGATCCAGAAAAACTTAATAAAAAGCTTGTTCCTGAACAACCTGGAGGTCAATTTGAGCAGACAGTAGAGAGCAGTCCCATTAAACACGCTGTGATTCTTGATACTGTCAAAGTAGATGCATTTGTTAATCTAGGTGAAGGTTATGAAAGAAGTTTGGTAAATTCATATGCACATAAAAAAGCTGATGTCAGACCTGGAAATTCAGAATTGGAATCCCTTCCTGGACAGGAGAGTGGTGCTTTATGTAGAACTCGTTTCTCTGAAGGTGGAAAACTGTTTGCGGAGAGAGAGACGGAATACTCGGCAAAAAAGAGAGATGATTCAGAAAACATACATGATTTTCCTGGGCATTCTGCTGCATCTCTGCATTTAACGAAGGTACCAAATGACCATGAAGATCCTTCTGTGCCTGGAGatataaaaaatactttatttattgaGGATAATAACAATAAATCTAATCAATCCCTCCTCTTAACTTCAAAAAGTAGCTCCTCTTGTTTGAACTGTGACAGTAAGGAATTTgacttaaaacatttaaatgaacCTCGTGCTGATACGAACTGCTTCACAGACACCATAGTTAATGCTTGCCAAAACCAGTCACTAGTCAGCCCTCCTGAAGATGAAACTATTTTAACCAGCTTAAAAGAAACATCGCTTAATGTTGAAAATCAAAAGGATGATCTGAAACAAACTGTGTTTAGTACAGCAAAAGGTAAAGcagtttctgtttcagaaagcgCATTAGCAAGAGTCAGACAAATGTTTCAAGAAGACTACAGTGAATTTGTGAAATACGAAATTGAGACTAACTCAAGAACTAATCAAACAGAAATTGCTGGAAATTCATCTTCCGTCATTTGTGGCAACTGTCCTAATTCTGCCAAGTTTTTAAATGCCGCAAGAAGTGAAGAGATTAATTCAGCCGCATTCCATTTTATTAAAGTAAATGCAAGTGCTAGTGAAAATGGTCATCAAGATACAAACACATTTGTAGATGTTAAGTCTGTTCCAAATTCTCGGAGGCGATGCTTTGAACAGAATATTAAGCTTTTAGGGCACTTGCCTGTTCCAGATAAGCAGATAAAGCAGGCAGATTCTTCTATGAGCAATCTTGGATTTTTTAGTACAGCAAGTGGAAAGCCTGTGCAACTATCAGAAGAATCACTCAGGAAAGCTAGACAGCTCTTTTCTGAAATAGAAGGTAATCATTCAGCACAGATACAAGAAGCGTATTTAGTTGAGGAAGATGTTGAAAAGGCTGAAATGCAGACTGAAGTAGTTCCTAGGAAAATGCAGAGAGCGTTATCAAAGGGGGAAGAAAATGCCAGCACTGAATTGATTTTAAATCCAGTTTTTGGGTTCAGCACTGCAAGTGGAAAGCAGGTAACAGTCTCCAAAAATGCCTATCAAAAGGCAAAGGCCATTTTAAAAGAATCTGATGACGTTTTAAGCAGTGGGCTTTGCATTACAGATCAACTTAGTTCTATTACAGACGGTGGTCAACATGTAAATTCTCTAACTGATAAAGTGATCTCTGAATCTAAAACTGAGAAAAGCTGCAATGAAGACGTTAACTTAAAAAGCATCGACCCTGAGGAAATTAAGTCTTCCCCAAGCACTCACCATGTTAAAATCCCTGAGTACGTACCACATAGTAAAAAAACCAAGCAATTAACATTATCTAAAAACAACTTGCAGCAAGAGGAGACCAGGTCTTTCAGAAAAGGGCAGCTGAATCTGGGGATGAAAACAGAGTCTGAAGCAGCTTCATGCAGTGCTACTGCTCAAGCAGAAATGAATATTAATCTTCTCCAAACTCCAAAAAATTACTTGGAAGTGGAGGCTGTAGAAAGTGCAAGAGCTTTTATGGAAGATGATCTTTCCCATTCTGGAGTACAAATTAATGCTGTGCAGTCCTTCGGTGGCAGGCTGGATAAAAACTGTCAAAATAAGACCTTTGGGAAGAGACACTTTGATGAAAAAAACTCAGTTGGTAGGTCTTTGCCTTATATATTTTCAACTCCATATTGCTGCACagtgggttgtttggggttttttttgcatgtcaCATTGATTTTTAGGTCATATAGAAGTTGAAGTTCTTTCTCTAAGTGTCAGTTACAAAAAATCTTCTTGCTGCAGGCAATAGTTCATCCACTCTTTCCAGCCTTAAATGGACAATGCAAGCTAAATTTGTAATCAGTAATTGTGAAGGTCTGCAGCTTTTGCTGTTTTATCATACAGTTATCGAAGAAAGctactgctctttttctttctgagcaaattttcttttttttttttttcttcacacaaatCTAGTGTTTTGTCAATGAAAAATGAGTAGTAGtatttctgttttcccctttttgtcccTTCTAGGTGAGGACTAGGTTTCACTTGTATTGAGATTCCTAGtctattatgaaaaataattgttgGTCTAAAAGCACAGTTTCTTACTATCTAAAACTGAACCATCTCAGGGCTGAAGTGTTGGTATTTAATGCTTGCACAGTCACCCAAACCTATTCCGGGACCTCAGCCAGCTGAAAACTATTTAGGGAAGGGTAGATGGCAACAGAGGGCTTGCCTCACTGCACAAGTTCAGGTAGAAAGGTTGGGCAGGCTGGTGCAGGGAAGTTTGGGTAGGTGTGAAAAGGCAGATAGCACTCCCTCAGTCCAACCTGAATCAGCTGTGACACAGCTGAACCATATCCTTTGTTACAGTTTCTGTAAAAGATGTGTTACATGCTCTTTTAGAATTCTGTAGGGACTCTGATTACTGAAAGTACAAAAGAAGATGCAGGtgagctgtgctgctgaagtCCACTGTGGTGCACTTTGAGGCAGACTGTCTTGAGTATGTTTGATAACTTAAGGCTCACAAATTTTGATTTGGACAGAACAGACCTACTGACCTCAAAAAGATTCTGCAACAGACTTCATTATATAGAGTCTTGAAATCATTCTTAGTAACACAATATGCAGTCATTCTGTACAGAAGAAACTTTTGCAAATTGTGTTGAAGTAGCTCTGTTCAAAAAGGCTATTGAATACAGATGTGTATCGACTTGAAATGTGACGTGAAAACTTGCTAATTCTGCTTGCTCTGACTTCTTGaatgttttatttagaaattataATTAAGTTATACAGTATTGGTAAGAAACTGAACTTAAATGGAacatcacttttaaaaatctgtgtttttatcCTAGGAGAACCTCCAATTAAAAGACAGCTACTGCTTGAATTTAACAGAACAAAGAATCCCCCCAGGTCTTTGAAAGCTTCGAAAAGCACCCCTGATGGTAATTTTAGTCATCTTGTGTTCTGAGCAGTAATCTGATGTCTGTTGTTAGTTTTAGAATTCTTCAATTTCCAGTAAACTAACATGTAGTAAGATTGCTTAATTGCTGCTTCTATCAATATAGTCATGGAAATTCAGGGAAGCTGCTATGGTAAGGTCTCTGCTGACTTGAAATCACATGATTAATGGCATGCCTTATTGTGTAGAATCTAAATACATTACAGTGTAGTACTTCTGCAAGAGCTGTTTTAATTTCCAGCTCAGTAGGAATTTATCCCGTTTCTCACAATCCTAAATCTCATGAATTCTAGTCTCAGTaggaagaatatattttattggTCTGTAACTTCTCAATTAAAAACTGTATCTACAGGGAAATGAGAAGGTACTTGTAATATCATCATGTAATAATTTGTGAAGAATATACTGACTGATAGATGTCTACATTACagatgcttttaatattttgagtCAGTAATATGGAGGCTTATGAAAGTGAAATCAAGGTTTTAAAGTCTGAGCTGATGCTTTATGTGAAGCTAGTTAGTAGTTAGGGTATTAAGATAATGTTATTTTGGCTACAGCTTTTGGTTATGAGATAAGGTGTGTTCTTTAAGGAACTTGTTCTTTCTAAGCACTGCATGCTCTCACCCAGGCTTCAGTAGAAGGGTTCATCGAATGTATTGGTTTAACCAGTATATTGGTTCCTGAATGCTGTTCTTAATTTGTTCTAAGTATAAatcaaatgatttaaaaaaagtcttaaatgaaATTTGTAAGTTGCTGCCAGAGAATAATTTTATACTCTTCATATGTAAATATTATCCTACACTGCAGCAGGATCTGAACGGTGTTATTCTTTGGTGGAACAACTGAAAACAGTTCTAATCTCCGGTACAGTCTTGCCTCTGACTTCTAGAACATGTGGCATCTTAATATATATGACTTCTCATATGAAACTTCCTCTTTGCAGCCTCAGGGGATAGCACAAATGAGTTTAAATTCCATGCAGGCATGATTTAGTTATGTTGATAATTCCAAGATAACCACGTCCTTCAATGATGGAAGGAGGAGTTTGTGCAAATATGCCCTTTTCtgttgtaactttaaaaaaaaaaaaggttgctaaAGAGTTCTAAATTGAATAGTGAGCCTATGTGGAATTAAATATGTGATAAACATTTCCCTTTCAGGAGCttgaaaacatagaatcatagaattgtctaggt contains these protein-coding regions:
- the BRCA2 gene encoding breast cancer type 2 susceptibility protein, whose translation is MDKKMAYEPVERPTFFEIFKARCSESDLGPISLNWFEELSAEAPPYEPKLLGELDGPFGWLDQTSFKTPRAKFSTYSQLASTPLIFKEQNMILPPYSSPGKELDQKKIGESRENLISPSITRRKIDQENEMLASPPGTCYNCLAASPTILRNTYRTPQRNNIHGPYGSLFCTPKLLEIRTPKRISESLGAEVDPDMSWSSSLATPPTLGATVIIARENDSISGAKQQDERAEIVLHNFYSNHDERPGTSDTSTLSIPEAVKLKAEDDIKDFESEMLDGLFGEMNSFEDTFSMPAKSSGTVLMPRALDAIEKCEINTDKAQEKGDVPSEQPIRIKTGISQKVKTTSWSEKSHSTEMKDSLLQNTDENTGDGIDGCLIGHEKELESLRIAGDAQDYGTHKSSENEKPVKEDLQSSSQWSQLNLSDLDVTHLEMSLCSSLPSDVHREKNLEENPALMTQDDAVETPLLNTSGLIKAQKLLSVNFSEKCHEVKNSENNPTSEITPVQSVSLSVQDPKLVKGCAAEKVSKMNFLNCNSFLIESTNVTEYSVVYNGSFSKHLKTTSKAVVTDVLSHPLVCNATSPDNCNDLHLTNGENTLTKSGFKSLNMLSSLRKRSKRFIYTINNTVLYQEEKIQKEVTSESPIHPVLPRSESDWCEFKGCHMASVDEQDCLLLAERKHLQSNIKENNSNTCTLQMDIMDNSSGNSFNNRLKQQDLRFLVEGAREDQPTTSLKWLEVSNIQKEDTTDSLNSEIISNIKRKVLTSACLMARKRSRLLPKGKEDKCMSANVNDGATVPQSLKEQLVWSSPRGNDMHHDTTSMMNSSFNNTLSQINFGINGVSSDCCNKISTDTRHATAQWSVVDCKEVLEPLGINCSENDSSGLKQGDKTDAAAFSEGVANNQEPKSVENNESTQAAACDNVAVKIAKELLDCIDDNSLNEVISEEGKQVIPTYSSTKSKENLKYKGKSSGNLNACCLNLDFSGFQTASNKQIKFSEVSIAKGRMLFKDIENEYSEASSVERVRNFSNQFKKENTFFSDSESRLCSDLSHPLDSQMSFLEPRQTQFIPHEVGLCKSFPRSQQSLQETNQTLTASQEAEVAELSSILEETGSQFEFTQFRKQNNMIQSHVGQQFGTVETPGTTHVESISETGQDADFCRTFKSENQVKNGGYCTKQEDLNEHSKVVEYEKENTVVFHKNDKKVTFANLEKNESRISDASFPVAKQDSFSNFVGFTSAGGKKINISKEALTRSAELFRDLDDDNYLFKSSETSIRCCNSNGHMSSNCNFVRCQTKENKGETVCISDFKTIGAISHTGSVSHHAQKKNEENISTPFKDDTENQTKRSINDNENVNFSSTNAISSSLTSIKKHNQNHKTSKQFLNQGDWQVEGSLQEDSLDVTYPGDAITTAEQHSLSISSEMENLSPDQKGKDRKENERLSQKFQTPAGGDISISDAALDHSLHLFNVQCGEGDVDVLEKSDKQKTNHKNMKVEDDKNLPENESRIKIGSYHHHQIHFKQEVDVEKNEVKGSYLTGFHTASGKKITIPDGFLDKAEQFFAENVDVGKEHSENFDNPLKKRKCGKKCVRDCDLCSESFAQCDPEKLNKKLVPEQPGGQFEQTVESSPIKHAVILDTVKVDAFVNLGEGYERSLVNSYAHKKADVRPGNSELESLPGQESGALCRTRFSEGGKLFAERETEYSAKKRDDSENIHDFPGHSAASLHLTKVPNDHEDPSVPGDIKNTLFIEDNNNKSNQSLLLTSKSSSSCLNCDSKEFDLKHLNEPRADTNCFTDTIVNACQNQSLVSPPEDETILTSLKETSLNVENQKDDLKQTVFSTAKGKAVSVSESALARVRQMFQEDYSEFVKYEIETNSRTNQTEIAGNSSSVICGNCPNSAKFLNAARSEEINSAAFHFIKVNASASENGHQDTNTFVDVKSVPNSRRRCFEQNIKLLGHLPVPDKQIKQADSSMSNLGFFSTASGKPVQLSEESLRKARQLFSEIEGNHSAQIQEAYLVEEDVEKAEMQTEVVPRKMQRALSKGEENASTELILNPVFGFSTASGKQVTVSKNAYQKAKAILKESDDVLSSGLCITDQLSSITDGGQHVNSLTDKVISESKTEKSCNEDVNLKSIDPEEIKSSPSTHHVKIPEYVPHSKKTKQLTLSKNNLQQEETRSFRKGQLNLGMKTESEAASCSATAQAEMNINLLQTPKNYLEVEAVESARAFMEDDLSHSGVQINAVQSFGGRLDKNCQNKTFGKRHFDEKNSVGEPPIKRQLLLEFNRTKNPPRSLKASKSTPDGIFKDRRKFMYHVPLKPITCEPFGATKERQEVRNPTLTLPDQDFKGFKSKPAIFQHCALRQSSNGTSGVSTPCKASAKESEDTRSLYKPGKTAKTFIPPFKTKLAFATGEQGSSKRCDSPISKNMTEETELNPITTEQNVAEPQDRQSCIQHAADANLENGDLAMIKMVTNLRCARDLQEMRIKKKYRQNISSQPGSLYVIKTSARNRISLTTAVEEKSPRFYSTEELYTYGVSKHCVQVNSTNAESFQFLIKEFFSKEYLLAGNGIQLADGGWLIPTDEGKAGKKEFYRALCDTPGVDPKLITEAWVYNHYRWIVWKLAAMEVSFPHEFANRCLTPETVLLQLKYRYDLEVDRSKRSAIKKITERDDAAGKTLVLCISKIISLNAVVSPSSSNKNVESKKAAAIIEVTDGWYGIRALLDPPLKAFLHRRRLTVGQKIIVHGAELVGSQNGCTPLEAPDSLMLKISANSTRCARWHAKLGFHRDPRPFPLPLSSLYSEGGAVGCIDVVIQRTYPIQWMEKTSAGSYVFRNSRAEEREAAKHAEDQQKKLEALFAKIQAEYEKHEERTNRRTSRSCIVTRQQIHNLQDGAELYEAIQNASDPGYMEGYLSEDQLKALNGYRQLMNDKKQTQIQEEFKKALESAEHEENGCSKRDVCTVWKLCVVDYRKQEKHKGVILSIWRPLLDVCSLLKEGSRYRMYQLLTSQSKGRSDSTNIQLTATKKTQYLQLPVSQEMLVQIFFPRKALKFTSLLDPSFQPPCAEVDLVGVVVSVSRTGFTTMVYLSDESYNLVAVKIWADLRHFAIEDIVVRCSFISASNLQWQSEFRSEIPILLAGDLSVFSASPKEKHLQEKVNELRSMIENVDSFCSDAESKLMNLLRRNRSLTPSLPKRCGLERPSPSCTSGLYAEDKSLISSKMEIKHPSPLSTSTPNMKLVAQGSAKTPSSATTNEDHPRNSKKRKAMDFLSCIPAPPPLTPICSIISPSLKKAFQPPRSLGLQHRKSSKDTNQNIGHVTPCRKSRETVHLSENDLVADEELAMINTQALMNNLTEEKKIDYVNENSSTIATNLSDDLSHKNSSRSTGEKQITNQKAGLK